Below is a genomic region from Actinomadura sp. NAK00032.
AAGCCCAGGTCCGCGACGTCGTAGGGGTGCCGGTAGACGAGCCCCTCCTCGGCGATGCGCCCGGCGGCGCCCCGCTCCAGGATCGTCGCGACCGCCACGACCTCCGCCCCCGCCTCCCGCAGCGCCTCCACCGCGGTCAGCACGGACCCGCCCGTGGTGGAGGTGTCCTCGACCGCGAGCACACGCCGCCCGGCGACGTCCGGCCCCTCGATGCGGCGCTGCAGCCCGTGCGCCTTGCCCGCCTTGCGGACGACGAACGCGTCCAGCGCCCGCCCCCGCGCCGCCGCCGCGTGCAGCATCGCGGTGGCCACCGGGTCCGCGCCGAGCGTCAGCCCGCCGACGGCGTCGTACTCCAGGTCGGCGGTCTCGTCCAGCATGACCCGCCCCACCAGCGGCGCCGCGGCCCCGTCCAGCGTCACCCGGCGCAGGTCCACGTACCAGGACGCCCGCTTGCCCGACGACAGCACGAAGTCTCCGTGCACCACGGCCTTGTCCTTGATCTGCCGCAGCAGTTCGTCACGATCGCTCACGGTCAGAGCCTATTGACCCCGCCCCGGCACCCCGCAGCCGCCCGTGTAGGTTCGGCGGCGTGACTCCCGGAACCGTCGTCCTGCTGCACGCCCCGCACGCCACCGCGGCCTCCTGGGGCGACCTGCCGGAGATGCTCCGCTCCTACGGCCTGGACGTGGTGGCGCCGGACGTCCCGGACGAGACCGGCCCCCGCTACATCGCCCGCGTCTCCCTGATCATCACCGCGACGGCCCCGGCCCCGCCGCTCGCCCTCGTCGCCCACGGCGCCGCCGGCCCCCTCCTGCCGGGCATCGCCCTCGCCCAGCGCGCCGCGCACCGCCCGGTCGCCGGATTCGTCTTCGTGGACGCCGACCTCCCCCGCCGCGGCGAGCACGACCACGCCGACCCCGGAAACGACCTCCCCCTGGCCCCAGATTGGCCGGAGGCGCCCTGCGGCTACCTCCGCACCCATGCGGACCGCACCGCCCCCGCCAACCACGCCCAGGCCCTCAGAGAGGCGCACCTGAGAGGCTGGCGAACAACCGACCACGAGCCCCCGACAACAGTCGCCCAATCCCTAAGCGAACTAATAACCGAGCTCTAGCCGCGCGGGGGACGTGCCGACGCCGCCTCTCCGGCGGTTCAGACCTCACGCGTTCTTGAGGAGGTCGTCCAGGAGTGCGTCGTAGTCGTCTTCGCTGCGGCCGAGGTCTACGCGGGCGCGGTAGCGGAGGCGGAGGAGGGCTTCGAGGCTGTCTTCGGCGATGGCCGCGTCGTCGGGGCCGGGGGTGAGGGTGTCGGCGTCGGGGGCGGGGGCCTCGT
It encodes:
- the pyrE gene encoding orotate phosphoribosyltransferase, whose translation is MSDRDELLRQIKDKAVVHGDFVLSSGKRASWYVDLRRVTLDGAAAPLVGRVMLDETADLEYDAVGGLTLGADPVATAMLHAAAARGRALDAFVVRKAGKAHGLQRRIEGPDVAGRRVLAVEDTSTTGGSVLTAVEALREAGAEVVAVATILERGAAGRIAEEGLVYRHPYDVADLGLG